Proteins from a genomic interval of Mytilus trossulus isolate FHL-02 unplaced genomic scaffold, PNRI_Mtr1.1.1.hap1 h1tg000210l__unscaffolded, whole genome shotgun sequence:
- the LOC134701000 gene encoding uncharacterized protein LOC134701000 has protein sequence MAGLVPAKISDRYAKNGEDMLDVLSHDIMRYEMLAEKETFDALTSVLQGEQSHDNVELHEIEVNRLNNDNNNNDEGDPTETHEQRDTGSSRFRSVSNEDTDEFLRKNVNKNTDYKTRSDVKTFYTWAQQVGEFRELQMIPFKELDAILARFYLGVRNKEGQEYEPDTLTGFQNSIERHLKNNKVVVDLKRNDDFSHSRKVLEAKRKQLKQEGKGNKRNRAEPIDTQEIQNLYDKQLLGSGIINLFLQMYIFVHHNRY, from the exons ATGGCAGGCCTTGTTCCTGCAAAAATATCGGACAGATACGCCAAGAATGGCGAAGACATGCTTGATGTTTTGTCTCATGACATAATGAGGTACGAAATGCTTGCAGAGAAGGAGACGTTCGACGCTCTTACCTCCGTCCTGCAAGGGGAACAATCCCATGACAATGTCGAGCTACATGAAATCGAAGTAAACCGCTTGAACAATGACAACAACAACAATGACGAAGGTGATCCGACGGAAACACACGAGCAGCGTGACACAGGAAGCAGTAGATTTAGATCAGTTTCCAATGAGGACACAGACGAATTTCTCaggaaaaatgtaaataaaaacacgGACTACAAAACAAGATCAGATGTTAAAACTTTCTACACCTGGGCACAGCAAGTAGGAGAGTTTAGAGAGCTGCAGATGATTCCGTTTAAGGAACTAGATGCTATTTTAGCCCGGTTTTACTTAG GTGTAAGGAACAAAGAGGGACAGGAGTATGAACCAGACACGCTTACAGGATTCCAGAATAGTATTGAGAGACAcctgaaaaacaataaagttgtAGTGGATTTGAAAAGAAATGACGATTTCAGCCATTCAAGAAAGGTGCTCGAGGCCAAAAGAAAGCAATTGAAACAAGAGGGAAAAGGGAATAAAAGAAATAGAGCTGAACCTATAGACACACAGGAAATCCAAAATCTTTATGACAAACAGCTGCTTGGTTCAGgtatcattaatttatttttacaaatgtacatttttgtacatcaCAATAGATACTGA